A region of Toxorhynchites rutilus septentrionalis strain SRP chromosome 1, ASM2978413v1, whole genome shotgun sequence DNA encodes the following proteins:
- the LOC129762416 gene encoding DNA damage-binding protein 1: MAHNYIVTAQKPTAVTACVTGNFTSTSDLNLIVAKSTRLEIYLVTPEGLRPIKEVGINGKIAVMKLFRPAEAQKDLIFILTHRYNAMILECAVQGDDIEIITKAHGNVADRVGKPAETGILAVIDPKARVIGMRLYEGLFKIIPLDRDTHELKATSLRMEEMHVQDVEFLYGTQHPTLIVIHQDLNGRHIKTHEINLKDKDFLKIAWKQDNVETEATMLIPVPTPLGGAIVIGQESVVYHDGDSYVAVAPAVIKQSTINCYARVDSKGFRYLLGNMIGHLFMMFLETEENSKGLLSVKDIKVELLGEITIPECITYLDNGVLFIGSRHGDSQLIKLNTTAGDNGAYVTVMETFTNLAPIIDMCIVDLERQGQGQMITCSGSYKEGSLRIIRNGIGIQEHACIDLPGIKGMWALRVGIDDSPFDNTLVLSFVGHTRILTLSGEEVEETEIPGFLSDQQTFYCANVDYGQIIQVTPMTARLIQCDNKSMICEWKPPDDKRIGVVACNSCQLVCATACDIYYIEIEAGKLVHKSTVTLDYEVACLDISPLDESSSRSELVAVGLWTDISACILRIPNLEFVHTEKLGGEIIPRSILMACFEGISYLLCALGDGSMFYFVMEKNTNRLTDQKKVTLGTQPTILKTFRSLSTTNVFACSDRPTVIYSSNHKLVFSNVNLKEVNHMCSLNAEAYQDSLALATKNSVILGTIDEIQKLHIRTVPLGESPRRIAYQEASQTFGVITVRMDLQDSSGLTPSRQSASTQTTNVTSSSNMGLLKPGASNAEFGQEVEIHNLLIIDQNTFEVLHAHQFMQTEYAMSLISAKLGNDPNTYYIVGTALVNPEEPEPKVGRIIIYHYADGALTQVSEKEIKGACYSLVEFNGRVLASINSTVRLYEWTDDKDLRLECSHFNNVLALYCKTKGDFILVGDLMRSITLLQYKQMEGSFEEIARDYQPNWMTAVEILDDDAFLGADNSNNLFVCLKDGAATTDDERQQMPEVAQFHLGDMVNVFRHGSLVMQNIGERTTPTTGCVLFGTVSGAIGLVTQIPPDYYEFLRKLQESLTDTIKSVGKIDYSYWRSFHTEMKTERCEGFIDGDLVESFLDLSREKMHEAALGLQIDVDGTKKEAAVDDIIKIVEDLTRIH, translated from the exons ATGGCTCATAACTATATTGTGACCGCCCAGAAGCCGACGGCGGTCACAGCTTGCGTGACCG GAAATTTTACGTCGACTTCCGACTTAAACTTGATAGTGGCGAAGAGCACCCGTTTGGAAATATATCTTGTAACACCTGAAGGATTGCGACCCATCAAAGAGGTTGGCATAAATGGTAAAATAGCGGTGATGAAGCTCTTTCGCCCAGCG GAGGCTCAAAAAGATCTTATTTTTATCCTGACTCATCGGTACAATGCGATGATATTGGAGTGTGCCGTTCAGGGTGATGACATCGAAATCATTACGAAAGCTCACGGCAATGTAGCTGATAGAGTTGGTAAACCAGCCGAAACAGGAATACTGGCCGTGATCGATCCGAAGGCACGTGTCATCGGTATGCGACTGTACGAAGGATTGTTTAAGATCATACCGTTGGACAGAGATACTCACGAACTGAAGGCAACTAGTTTGCGGATGGAGGAAATGCATGTACAGGATGTTGAATTCTTGTATGGCACACAGCACCCGACACTTATTGTTATTCACCAAGATCTGAACGGACGGCACATCAAAACACACGAAATAAATTTGAAGGATAAGGACTTTCTTAAGATCGCCTGGAAACAAGATAACGTCGAGACAGAAGCAACGATGTTGATCCCGGTGCCAACTCCACTCGGGGGAGCAATTGTTATTGGGCAAGAATCGGTAGTTTACCACGATGGCGATAGCTATGTGGCGGTTGCGCCGGCTGTAATAAAACAAAGCACAATCAATTGCTACGCCAGGGTTGACAGCAAGGGATTCCGATATCTACTCG GTAATATGATTGGTCATCTGTTCATGATGTTTTTGGAGACGGAAGAAAACTCTAAGGGACTGCTAAGTGTCAAAGATATCAAGGTAGAACTGTTAGGCGAGATAACGATTCCCGAATGTATAACATACCTGGATAACGGTGTGCTTTTCATCGGATCTCGCCATGGAGACTCACAGCTGATAAAACTGAATACAACTGCTGGCGACAACGGGGCGTACGTAACGGTGATGGAAACATTTACTAACTTGGCTCCGATTATCGACATGTGCATCGTCGACCTTGAACGGCAAGGCCAGGGCCAGATGATCACTTGTTCGGGAAGCTATAAAGAGGGTTCGCTTCGTATCATACGCAATGGTATTGGCATTCAAGAGCACGCCTGTATTGATCTGCCCGGTATTAAGGGAATGTGGGCACTACGAGTGGGCATCGACGACAGTCCTTTCGATAATACATTGGTCCTTTCATTCGTGGGCCATACTCGCATTTTGACATTGTCGGGGGAAGAAGTAGAAGAAACCGAAATTCCCGGTTTCCTGAGTGATCAGCAGACATTTTACTGTGCGAATGTTGATTATGGACAAATTATTCAGGTTACTCCAATGACAGCACGATTGATCCAATGTGACAACAAATCGATGATATGTGAATGGAAACCGCCGGATGATAAGCGCATTGGTGTGGTCGCGTGCAATTCATGCCAGCTTGTGTGTGCAACTGCATGCGACATTTATTACATCGAAATTGAAGCAGGCAAGTTGGTGCACAAGAG CACTGTCACACTGGATTATGAGGTAGCATGTCTGGACATCTCACCCTTGGACGAAAGCTCCAGCCGTTCGGAACTGGTTGCAGTAGGCTTGTGGACCGATATCTCTGCTTGCATCCTTCGTATACCTAACCTTGAATTTGTCCACACTGAGAAACTCGGAGGAG agatCATTCCTCGTTCTATTCTGATGGCTTGCTTTGAAGGTATCTCTTATTTATTGTGTGCGCTAGGAGACGGTTCAATGTTTTACTTCGTCATGGAGAAAAATACGAACAGATTGACGGACCaaaaaaaagttacacttgGAACCCAGCCGACTATTCTGAAAACGTTCCGGTCACTTTCGACGACAAACGTGTTCGCCTGTTCGGATCGCCCAACCGTTATTTACAGCTCCAACCACAAGCTGGTTTTCTCGAATGTCAACCTGAAGGAAGTGAATCATATGTGCTCACTTAATGCCGAAGCGTACCAGGACAGTTTGGCTCTTGCTACCAAAAATTCGGTTATTCTTGGTACAATTGATGAGATTCAAAAGCTGCACATTCGAACGGTACCGCTGGGTGAGTCACCACGTCGCATTGCATACCAGGAAGCTTCGCAAACGTTTGGTGTAATAACGGTGCGAATGGACCTTCAGGACTCGAGTGGTCTGACTCCTTCGAGACAGAGCGCGTCAACTCAGACGACAAATGTAACTTCCTCGAGCAACATGGGCCTCCTTAAGCCAGGAGCCAGCAATGCCGAGTTTGGCCAAGAAGTAGAAATTCACAATCTACTTATCATCGATCAGAATACGTTCGAGGTGCTGCATGCACATCAATTCATGCAAACGGAGTATGCTATGTCACTGATTTCAGCGAAGTTGGGTAACGATCCGAATACTTATTACATCGTCGGCACAGCACTGGTTAACCCAGAGGAACCGGAACCCAAAGTAGGACGGATAATCATCTATCACTACGCGGATGGAGCCCTCACTCAAGTTAGCGAGAAGGAAATCAAGGGCGCGTGCTATTCCCTCGTTGAGTTCAACGGCCGAGTATTGGCTAGCATCAATTCAACCGTGCGATTGTATGAGTGGACTGATGATAAGGATTTGCGACTTGAATGTAGCCATTTCAATAACGTGTTGGCATTATACTGCAAAACCAAGG GCGACTTCATTTTGGTGGgtgatttgatgcgatctatcacgCTGCTGCAGTACAAGCAAATGGAAGGTAGTTTTGAAGAGATCGCTCGcgactatcaaccaaattggaTGACGGCAGTAGAAATATTAGATGACGATGCCTTCCTCGGGGCGGATAACAGCAACAATctatttgtttgcctaaaagATGG gGCCGCAACAACGGACGACGAACGACAGCAAATGCCAGAGGTTGCTCAGTTCCATCTCGGTGATATGGTGAATGTATTTCGCCACGGTTCGCTCGTGATGCAAAACATTGGTGAGCGAACGACGCCGACAACGGGTTGTGTGCTATTTGGCACGGTTAGCGGTGCAATTGGTCTGGTCACACAAATACCACCcgattattatgaatttcttcgGAAGTTACAGGAAAGTTTGACTGACACAATCAAATCTGTCGGCAAGATTGATTATTCGTACTGGCGTAGTTTCCATACCGAAATGAAAACGGAACGTTGCGAGGGATTTATTGATGGAGATCTCGTGGAAAGTTTTCTGGATTTAAGTCGGGAAAAAATGCACGAAGCTGCATTGGGATTACAGATCGACGTGGATGGAACTAAGAAGGAAGCCGCCGTAGATGATATAATCAAGATTGTAGAAGACCTAACACGGATACATTAG
- the LOC129762675 gene encoding endoplasmic reticulum metallopeptidase 1-like, with protein MSTQSGKEKKSSKQREDVNLHQIDSQFGMLGVVMMLFCGTISSYMLTSLPNALTRNDLERYPGTFIAERAWENLKVLNGIGPKPTGSEANEKHAAEYIKREIELIRASKHMSQQLLIEHQVVSGGYPIIFMGNPLTSLYKNIQNLVVKLVGEGGNSTSPALMLNCHFDTVASSPGASDDGASCCVMLEIMRVLSREPLRQKHSIIFLFNGAEETPLQAAHGFITQHPWAQQVKAFLNLESAGSGGKEVLFQSGPQHPWLIDVYARAIRYPFAHAAGEEIFQSGLIPSDTDFRIFRDFGHVPGMDFAHMMDGYRYHTKYDNIDYLTLPVLQRTGDNILSLTRAFANSEELANTSVEDNSKGYKVFYDFLGLLFVCYSNDAAVTINSLVSILAILVPYFGLSRSTQNRREAAIIKEAFCGFVATVGGLISSVAVCLLIGRQLDAIERAMSWYSTPYLILGLYCCPALLCHCFSQLISNRVLSDKKIVLNLSEVIQSRLIGVNAFWAIVVILLTFLGIRSSYIFMVELLLSLMSSLVTVVLNYQKTARRWLAVHLFFQIITMLWATQFYHMFMKLFIPITGRIGGSKNPEYMIGAIAALCVLLIGSFIMPLVGLLKKVSELTTRLTVFMLIAVLLACFTQVGFPYRDDSTKEPTVQRHYVTHVLRNYYDELGQLRNIDSGFLFREMDRNSHRMIRGVTSPEKAIPMRMMDTCETELFCAVPLYSIIHQLRFDNYWLPGLAPVMNTSVTLAKQSIEQKSENTKRVTFTIDGSIQSSIIIGPKKGINLTGWSLLESVTPPTIFNDQRAHFVLITHGLPGEPWNITMDFQHYDDVHGGLLADIIVVTTFWEYHKLHTEEFNGLINKFPSWAHVIPSVAAMNIYVV; from the exons ATGTCGACGCAAAGTGGCAAAGAGAAGAAAAGTTCAAAACAGAGGGAAGATGTCAACCTGCACCAGATCGATTCGCAGTTTGGAATGCTTGGAGTGGTCATGATGCTTTTCTGTGGAACAATCTCCAGTTATATGCTTACTTCACTCCCCAATGCCCTAACACGTAATGATTTGGAGAGATATCCAGGAACATTCATTGCAGAACGAGCATGGGAAAATTTGAAAGTGCTCAATGGCATCGGTCCGAAACCCACTGGAAGCGAGGCTAACGAAAAACATGCTGCTGAGTATATCAAGCGCGAAATTGAGCTGATTCGTGCTAGTAAGCACATGAGCCAACAATTGTTAATCGAACATCAAGTTGTGAGTGGTGGTTATCCGATCATATTCATGGGAAATCCTTTAACCAGCCTGTACAAGAATATTCAAAACTTGGTAGTAAAATTGGTTGGCGAAGGTGGTAATTCAACTAGCCCTGCACTTATGCTTAATTGCCATTTCGATACCGTCGCCAGCAGTCCTGGGGCAAGTGATGATGGTGCAAGTTGTTGCGTAATGTTGGAAATTATGAGAGTGCTTTCCAGAGAGCCTCTGCGACAGAAACATTCTATAATTTTTCTCTTCAATGGAGCAGAAGAGACTCCACTCCAGGCTGCGCATGGATTTATCACTCAACATCCATGGGCGCAACAAGTGAAAGCATTCCTGAATTTGGAATCCGCAGGATCAGGAGGAAAGGAAGTGCTCTTCCAAAGTGGACCGCAGCATCCGTGGCTGATAGATGTGTACGCTCGTGCGATACGCTATCCTTTTGCTCATGCAGCTGGAGAGGAGATATTCCAATCGGGTTTAATTCCCTCGGATACTGACTTCAGAATATTTCGTGATTTCGGGCATGTACCAGGGATGGATTTTGCACATATGATGGATGGTTACCGTTATCACACTAAGTATGACAATATCGACTATTTGACATTACCTGTTCTGCAGCGTACCGGCGATAATATTCTTTCTCTAACAAGGGCATTCGCTAATAGCGAGGAGTTAGCCAATACTTCAGTTGAAGACAACTCGAAAGGTTATAAGGTTTTCTATGATTTCCTCGGTTTATTGTTTGTGTGCTATTCAAATGATGCTGCTGTAACTATCAATAGCTTGGTTTCAATTTTGGCTATTCTGGTACCGTATTTCGGACTTAGTCGTTCTACACAGAATCGTAGGGAAGCAGCTATTATTAAAGAAGCTTTCTGCGGCTTCGTCGCCACTGTTGGAGGTTTAATAAGCAGCGTGGCTGTATGTCTGCTGATAGGAAGACAACTGGACGCCATAGAGCGCGCAATGTCATGGTACTCAACGCCATATCTAATTCTTGGGTTGTATTGCTGCCCGGCCTTATTATGCCATTGTTTTTCCCAGTTAATTAGCAACCGAGTTCTCAGTGATAAAAAG ATTGTACTCAATTTATCCGAGGTCATCCAATCTCGTCTTATCGGAGTCAATGCGTTTTGGGCGATAGTGGTGATATTGCTAACGTTCCTAGGTATTCGCAGTAGTTACATCTTCATGGTTGAACTTCTTCTCTCACTCATGTCGTCGCTTGTGACAGTAGTGTTGAACTATCAGAAGACCGCCCGCAGATGGCTGGCGGTGCATTTATTTTTCCAGATAATTACAATGCTCTGGGCAACACAATTTTACCATATGTTCATGAAACTCTTCATACCAATAACCGGTCGAATCGGGGGCAGCAAAAACCCCGAATACATGATTGGAGCGATTGCTGCGCTTTGTGTTCTGTTGATTGGAAGTTTCATAATGCCATTGGTTGGGCTGCTGAAGAAGGTATCCGAACTGACTACCCGTTTAACAGTGTTCATGCTGATTGCGGTATTGTTGGCGTGCTTCACCCAGGTTGGATTTCCATATCGTGATGATAGCACCAAGGAACCTACCGTTCAGAGGCACTACGTGACg CATGTCTTGCGGAACTACTATGACGAGTTAGGTCAGCTTAGAAACATAGATTCTGGCTTCTTGTTCCGCGAAATGGATAGGAATTCTCATCGAATGATTCGTGGCGTTACGAGCCCTGAAAAGGCGATTCCTATGCGTATGATGGACACCTGCGAAACAGAACTTTTCTGTGCTGTTCCTCTGTACTCTATAATACATCAGTTACGATTCGA CAATTACTGGCTTCCGGGACTAGCACCCGTAATGAATACATCGGTTACCCTGGCTAAACAAAGCATTGAACAAAAAAGTGAAAATACTAAACGAGTTACATTTACTATTGATGGAAGCATTCAGTCTTCAATcatcattggtccaaaaaaaggTATCAACTTGACTGGATGGAGCTTGTTGGAAAGTGTCACTCCGCCTACCATATTCAATGATCAGAGGGCTCATTTCGTTCTGATCACACACGGTCTTCCCGGAGAGCCTTGGAATATAACGATGGATTTTCAACATTACGATGACGTTCATGGTGGGCTTCTTGCTGATATAATTGTAGTTACCACTTTCTGGGAATACCACAAATTACACACGGAAGAGTTCAATGGTCTAATAAATAAGTTTCCCTCGTGGGCACACGTGATACCATCTGTTGCTGCTATGAATATTTATGTAGTTTAA
- the LOC129762676 gene encoding ADP-ribosylation factor-like protein 16 isoform X2: MSYLCLGPISAGKTLLLTCLQNPDSVNFTSHSVSSVVARKREIVQVREVGGCLAPIWRDYLNKPVERIIYVVDTSNLCQISAAGVLLYSMLAEPRLQKAKFLLVLSKMDLAYRQMRNEALLMLQMEKFKKQIPQDITIVQFSAINKEGIDEIYDWLGSQ; encoded by the exons ATGTCGTATCTTTGCCTAGGCCCGATAAGTGCGGGAAAAACCCTCCTCCTTACGTGTCTCCAGAATCCAGATTCGGTGAATTTCACTTCCCACTCGGTTTCAAGTGTAG TTGCTCGAAAGCGGGAAATCGTCCAAGTACGGGAAGTTGGTGGCTGCTTAGCTCCGATATGGCGCGACTATCTGAACAAACCAGTGGAAAGGATCATTTATGTGGTGGATACATCCAATCTGTGTCAAATATCGGCAGCCG GTGTTTTGCTCTATTCTATGCTTGCCGAACCAAGATTGCAAAAGGCGAAATTTCTATTGGTTTTGTCGAAAATGGACTTGGCGTACCGTCAAATGAGAAACGAGGCGCTTCTTATGTTACAGATGgagaaattcaaaaaacaaattccgCAGGACATAACCATTGTTCAATTCAGCGCCATCAACAAGGAAGGAATTGATGAAATCTACGATTGGTTGGGCTCCCAATAG
- the LOC129762676 gene encoding ADP-ribosylation factor-like protein 16 isoform X1, translating to MSYLCLGPISAGKTLLLTCLQNPDSVNFTSHSVSSVGTNLFTIKIPPVVIDEKEINVKPSPVARKREIVQVREVGGCLAPIWRDYLNKPVERIIYVVDTSNLCQISAAGVLLYSMLAEPRLQKAKFLLVLSKMDLAYRQMRNEALLMLQMEKFKKQIPQDITIVQFSAINKEGIDEIYDWLGSQ from the exons ATGTCGTATCTTTGCCTAGGCCCGATAAGTGCGGGAAAAACCCTCCTCCTTACGTGTCTCCAGAATCCAGATTCGGTGAATTTCACTTCCCACTCGGTTTCAAGTGTAGGTACGaatttgtttaccatcaaaaTTCCACCTGTAGTAATCGATGAGAAAGAGATAAATGTGAAACCATCGCCAGTTGCTCGAAAGCGGGAAATCGTCCAAGTACGGGAAGTTGGTGGCTGCTTAGCTCCGATATGGCGCGACTATCTGAACAAACCAGTGGAAAGGATCATTTATGTGGTGGATACATCCAATCTGTGTCAAATATCGGCAGCCG GTGTTTTGCTCTATTCTATGCTTGCCGAACCAAGATTGCAAAAGGCGAAATTTCTATTGGTTTTGTCGAAAATGGACTTGGCGTACCGTCAAATGAGAAACGAGGCGCTTCTTATGTTACAGATGgagaaattcaaaaaacaaattccgCAGGACATAACCATTGTTCAATTCAGCGCCATCAACAAGGAAGGAATTGATGAAATCTACGATTGGTTGGGCTCCCAATAG